One Paraglaciecola mesophila genomic region harbors:
- a CDS encoding LysE family translocator yields the protein MTFDILSALVLFALVSSITPGPNNLMLMASGANFGIKRSLPHMFGVSLGFTLMVVLVGLGIMQLFDAFPISYQILKVLSVAYLLYLAYKIATSSKATNGVKGDAKPMTFVQAVMFQWVNPKAWTMALTAISVYAPTKSVLAVVMVACVFGAVNFPCISGWTILGQKIQVFLTQEKRLRIFNFTMAGLLVLSLYPVFL from the coding sequence TTGTGTCTTCGATAACCCCAGGGCCGAATAACCTTATGTTGATGGCATCAGGCGCAAACTTCGGTATTAAGCGTTCTTTGCCGCATATGTTTGGTGTGTCGCTAGGCTTTACGTTAATGGTGGTGCTAGTCGGGCTTGGAATTATGCAGCTATTTGATGCATTTCCTATTTCTTACCAAATTTTAAAAGTACTCAGTGTCGCCTATTTACTTTATTTGGCATACAAAATAGCGACTTCTTCAAAAGCCACAAACGGCGTGAAGGGCGACGCCAAGCCCATGACCTTTGTACAAGCCGTGATGTTTCAATGGGTCAACCCGAAAGCGTGGACAATGGCGCTAACCGCAATCAGCGTGTATGCACCCACCAAGAGCGTGTTAGCTGTGGTAATGGTCGCATGTGTGTTTGGAGCAGTGAACTTTCCCTGTATCAGTGGTTGGACAATCTTAGGGCAAAAAATACAGGTTTTTTTAACCCAAGAAAAACGGCTTAGAATCTTCAATTTCACTATGGCCGGACTGTTGGTCTTGTCTTTGTACCCTGTATTTCTGTGA
- a CDS encoding MBL fold metallo-hydrolase, which translates to MQPRFFHRSLLTLFLVVLCAPALSYEIEPLDDGLYRFVDDRHRSVFLITEDGALVTDPMNTKAATWLKNQIKQRFNVPVKYVVYSHNHSDHIYGAEVFNHPDTVFIAHQLAAQDIHNTSANTVAPDITFENDMLLTLGTNTVRLTYHGPNDGRGSISMLFEQQQLLFVVDWIVIGRMPWQKLWSYDIQGMINSTQEILKYDFTTFVGGHADIGSKQDVARYLSYLKQLYSQVTQGALAGKSVTEIQASVDLSEFDDFANYEAWLPLNVEGVYERLMEESGMGWRPDVSQPK; encoded by the coding sequence ATGCAACCCCGTTTCTTTCATCGCTCGCTCCTTACTTTATTTTTAGTTGTGTTATGCGCACCAGCACTGAGTTACGAGATAGAGCCTCTTGACGATGGCTTGTATCGATTTGTTGATGACCGCCACCGCTCCGTATTTCTAATCACAGAGGACGGTGCTTTGGTAACAGACCCCATGAACACAAAGGCAGCCACTTGGCTTAAAAATCAAATCAAACAGCGCTTCAATGTACCGGTCAAGTATGTTGTTTATAGTCATAATCATTCTGACCATATCTATGGTGCCGAAGTATTCAACCACCCTGATACGGTTTTTATCGCCCACCAGTTAGCTGCTCAAGACATACATAACACAAGCGCAAATACAGTTGCGCCAGATATCACCTTTGAGAACGACATGCTGCTAACCCTAGGAACAAATACCGTTCGCCTTACTTATCATGGACCTAATGACGGCAGAGGCTCTATTAGCATGTTATTTGAACAACAACAGTTACTCTTTGTTGTAGACTGGATCGTCATTGGCAGAATGCCATGGCAAAAATTGTGGAGCTACGATATTCAAGGCATGATCAACTCTACACAGGAAATTCTGAAGTATGACTTTACCACCTTTGTTGGGGGCCACGCTGACATTGGCAGTAAACAAGATGTGGCACGTTACCTAAGTTATCTAAAGCAACTATACAGTCAGGTCACGCAAGGGGCACTTGCAGGTAAATCAGTGACAGAAATTCAAGCTTCAGTCGACTTAAGCGAGTTTGATGATTTTGCCAATTATGAAGCATGGCTCCCGTTAAACGTCGAAGGGGTCTATGAGCGTCTAATGGAAGAATCGGGCATGGGCTGGCGACCAGATGTATCCCAGCCAAAATGA
- a CDS encoding FKBP-type peptidyl-prolyl cis-trans isomerase — translation MQDTVNIEDLIVGGGKEAKRGALITVHYRGYLEDGTEFDSSHKNNAPFQVVLSNKRVIQGWILGLAGMKEGGKRKLWVPASLAYGERQIGNMIPPHSDLTFEIELLEVLTRD, via the coding sequence ATGCAAGATACAGTAAATATCGAAGATTTGATCGTTGGCGGCGGCAAAGAAGCCAAGCGCGGAGCACTTATAACCGTGCATTATCGTGGTTACTTAGAAGATGGTACTGAGTTCGACTCGTCTCATAAGAATAATGCACCTTTTCAGGTAGTGCTCAGCAACAAGCGCGTCATTCAAGGTTGGATACTTGGACTTGCAGGCATGAAAGAAGGCGGAAAGCGCAAGTTGTGGGTACCGGCATCACTTGCCTACGGTGAGCGCCAAATTGGCAATATGATCCCACCACACTCGGATTTAACGTTCGAGATCGAACTACTCGAAGTGCTCACCCGAGACTAA